In one Sphingomonas sp. S1-29 genomic region, the following are encoded:
- a CDS encoding putative bifunctional diguanylate cyclase/phosphodiesterase — MHDPRDLTDWGPIRAAQLNAGSQLALFLLAANVFGAALLILQFRNLLPVWLLFGWGALVAVISAAVGIRRLSSRARTQISASIEDIRDTAYEGLALGIIWSIAPVVFGPYAQGESALALWLTLSILMTASAVALAALPLATIIFLSVVGTSVSVSLLIATGPVLAAAAAFFTALLIVACFARGKALVVIRAGEIAVAERDETVSLLLREFEDHGADWLWETDAQRRVVRASPRFAYSVGLDPVKIDGMPFLQVLAGPHWETGSFPAGLHQLAERLKARDAFRDLLLPVSIGDEERWWEISASPRFDERGSFIGFRGVGSDVTEARASTDKINRMARYDMLTGLPNRLLLNEALARAMAEAEKWGGRCAFMMIDLDRFKAVNDSLGHPLGDRLLQRVAERLAHLVTDNEVIGRLGGDEFAVVVRDARDTERLERLARTIIATLSRSYEVDQHTLYIGASVGLAVGPRDGRSAEMLVRSADLALYRSKDAGGGVFNVYEPQLHIVAEERRVLEIALRNALQNDELTLNYQPVVHAGTGALTGFEALLRWTHPTLGPISPAKFIPLAEDARLIAPIGEWVLRNACAEAATWDDDIRIAVNVSPEQLHNPAFVAVIAQAITQTGISPDRLELEVTESVFLREGTGAVRVLEHILQLGCRLSLDDFGTGYSSLGYLSRTKFSSIKIDRSFVQSASKGVREAIAIIRAVVALAQSLGMATTAEGVETEEEHQMVQELGCTKVQGYYFGRPLPTDEARHLATRRKRGESIAA; from the coding sequence ATGCACGATCCGCGCGATCTGACCGATTGGGGTCCGATCCGCGCCGCGCAGCTCAATGCCGGTAGCCAGCTCGCGCTGTTCCTGCTCGCCGCCAATGTTTTCGGCGCGGCGCTGCTGATCCTCCAGTTTCGCAATCTCTTGCCGGTCTGGCTGTTGTTTGGCTGGGGCGCCTTGGTCGCGGTGATTTCCGCGGCAGTCGGCATCCGCCGCCTGTCCTCGCGCGCGCGCACCCAGATTTCGGCGAGCATCGAGGACATTCGCGACACCGCGTATGAAGGGCTCGCGCTCGGCATCATCTGGTCGATCGCGCCGGTCGTCTTCGGCCCCTATGCGCAGGGCGAATCGGCGCTCGCCTTGTGGCTGACGCTGTCGATCCTGATGACCGCATCGGCGGTCGCGCTGGCCGCATTGCCGCTCGCGACGATCATCTTCCTCAGCGTCGTCGGCACCTCGGTGTCGGTATCGCTGCTGATCGCCACCGGCCCGGTGCTGGCGGCGGCGGCGGCGTTCTTCACCGCCCTGCTCATCGTCGCCTGCTTCGCGCGCGGCAAGGCGCTGGTGGTCATCCGCGCGGGCGAGATCGCGGTCGCCGAACGCGACGAGACCGTCAGCCTGTTGCTGCGCGAGTTCGAGGATCACGGCGCCGACTGGCTGTGGGAGACCGACGCGCAGCGCCGCGTCGTCCGCGCCTCGCCGCGCTTCGCCTATTCGGTAGGCCTCGATCCGGTGAAGATCGACGGCATGCCCTTCCTCCAGGTGCTCGCCGGCCCGCATTGGGAAACCGGCAGCTTCCCCGCCGGGCTCCACCAGCTCGCCGAGCGGCTCAAGGCGCGCGATGCGTTCCGCGACCTGCTGCTGCCCGTCAGCATCGGCGACGAGGAACGTTGGTGGGAAATCTCCGCCAGCCCGCGCTTCGACGAACGCGGCAGCTTCATCGGCTTTCGCGGCGTTGGCTCGGACGTGACCGAAGCGCGCGCTTCGACCGACAAGATCAACCGCATGGCGCGCTATGACATGCTCACCGGCCTGCCCAACCGGCTGCTGCTCAACGAAGCGCTCGCGCGCGCGATGGCCGAGGCCGAGAAATGGGGCGGGCGCTGCGCCTTCATGATGATCGATCTCGATCGCTTCAAGGCGGTCAATGATTCGCTCGGCCACCCGCTCGGCGATCGGCTGCTCCAGCGAGTCGCCGAACGGCTCGCGCATCTGGTCACCGACAACGAAGTGATCGGTCGGCTCGGCGGCGACGAATTCGCCGTCGTGGTCCGCGACGCACGCGATACCGAGCGGCTCGAGCGCCTAGCGCGCACGATCATCGCCACGCTCTCGCGCTCGTACGAGGTCGACCAGCACACGCTCTACATCGGCGCCAGCGTCGGCCTGGCGGTCGGTCCGCGCGACGGCCGCAGCGCCGAGATGCTCGTCCGCTCGGCCGATCTCGCGCTCTACCGCTCGAAGGACGCCGGCGGCGGCGTCTTCAACGTCTACGAGCCCCAATTGCATATCGTCGCCGAAGAGCGCCGCGTGCTCGAAATCGCGCTGCGCAACGCGCTGCAGAACGACGAGCTCACGCTCAACTACCAGCCGGTGGTCCATGCCGGCACCGGCGCGCTCACCGGGTTCGAGGCGCTGTTGCGCTGGACGCACCCGACGCTCGGCCCGATCAGCCCCGCCAAGTTCATCCCGCTCGCCGAGGATGCGCGGCTGATCGCGCCGATCGGCGAATGGGTGCTGCGCAACGCCTGCGCCGAGGCGGCGACGTGGGACGACGATATCCGAATCGCGGTCAACGTCTCGCCCGAACAGCTCCACAACCCCGCTTTTGTCGCGGTCATCGCGCAGGCGATCACCCAGACCGGCATCTCGCCCGACCGGCTCGAGCTCGAGGTCACCGAAAGCGTCTTCCTGCGCGAAGGCACCGGCGCGGTCCGCGTGCTCGAACACATCCTCCAGCTCGGCTGCCGCCTCAGCCTCGACGATTTCGGCACCGGCTATTCCTCGCTCGGCTATCTCTCGCGCACCAAATTTTCCTCGATCAAGATCGACCGCAGCTTCGTCCAGAGCGCGTCGAAGGGGGTGCGCGAGGCGATCGCGATCATCCGCGCGGTGGTCGCGCTCGCGCAGTCGCTCGGCATGGCGACCACCGCCGAGGGCGTCGAGACCGAGGAGGAGCACCAGATGGTCCAGGAGCTCGGCTGCACCAAGGTGCAGGGCTATTATTTCGGCCG